aattcaaattagGTTTTCCCTATTCAGAAGTGGTTACTGACTTACTGGGGAGGACAAGTTTTTGGCTCAGATAAATAGGCAACTTAACTGCCTATCTACATGATCGTTTCGAACCCTTTCCCCGGCCACCCACAAGTTGTTTACATAGGGCGGTTTGAACCCCGCGtgtctttgtttttattttttataatttgaacAGCAGAAACTGCGAGATGTCTTGTGATAAGATATTTTCTTTAATCCTTTTGTGTCATTGTTAAAAATGTTATCTTGGTTTAAATTTTGCTAAATGATAATGTTATATTGCTCAACCATGTTATCTAATCTTGCAAATTGCAAAATGggaacaaaagaaagaaagttttttttttttttagcttgctTGTTTGAGTAATTTTGGACTAATTGTTAAATTGTGACAAAGAAAAGGTGAAGACTGTCAATTAAGGTAAGCAAAGATATTTAATTTGACAAGTTTGGGGACTAAAAGTTTCATCATTCATCAAATGGAATGAAAGCTCAGTTTTGGACCATTGGTGTAATTTAAGGAGTCAAACATAGTTCAATTTTGATAAATGTTCCCACGTGATCAAATTAGGATTTCTTGTTACCATTTTTGGTAGTTTTCCGTAAAAATAAACCCGTTTGTGTTCGCAGTCTTTCTCCTTCATGATATGCAAGATATGGTTGTTTTTATGTATCTTCCCAAGGATTCAAAAATAGTGTTTCATTGTATTTGAAGCCAATCGATTATGTTTTGATTAGGTAATCTGTTGTATGTTTATATCCAGGTTGCTTCTATGTTGCCACCAGAAGCTTTTACGGTTTTAAGGAAATCATTCGATGCTAGAAAGGTCAGTGAGttgcttttcattttcttctaaACAGAATTTTGTAAAATGACAACATTATGGTGTAAATGTATCTGATTGACTCTAGGGAAAAGTCCTTCTTTGCAGAGTCAGAGAGCGCCAAAATTTGTGTACACGGTGGAGATGGATGTTGATAAGCTTTTGAATCTAGAACCTCGAACTTATGACTTTATTTCTCGTTTGGAACCCAAAATTGGGGTAATAGAGCATATGTCTTATGAAAGAGTAGTTGGTGATTTAGTTGATGTAGTTAATGGTAGCAAGAAGATTGACAAAGATAAGGTCCTGGGAGAAACTGGTCATAGTGGTTCACTAAGCTCCTCTAAGACTCCCGTTACTAAAAAGCCAAAGATTGCAGTTGTGGGTAGTGGTCCAGCAGGTTTGTTTGCTTCTCTTGTACTTGCGGAGTTCGGTGTTGATGTCACTTTGATAGAAAGAGGGCAGCCAGTTGAGAAACGTGGGCGTGATATTGGTGCTTTGGTTGTGCGAAAAATACTACAACAAGATAGCAACTTTTGTTTTGGCGAGGTTATATCTTGTTACACTGATACTTTACTTTATTGtgtgttcctttttttttgtataaagcATGATAAGTTTATAACCATGCACCCAGAGTTAACATCACGCAGTCTTTGCTTATCTAATTTGGGTGGCATTGCATTATAAAGCTAAATAGTCTGATTTTAGTAACTTTTAACCAATGTAGAAGACTTCTCTCATCATATTTTACTCAATAAGAATGTACTTTTGATGATCTTATTTTTTTAGCTTCTTGGAATCTGCCAAACACTCAAACAGCCGAGGATTGTCTGATTGTTACGACTTCAAATAGTAGAAGTAGATGCAATCTCACATCccttttttgttaaaattaatcATCGAATTTGAGTTGCTCATGATCACATAGTCACTCTACCACCCCCTTATGAATATCTGATGCTAAAGCAAAATTACTGGACtatatgtttgttatttatCGCGGACTTATGGCTCACAGGGTGGTGCAGGTACTTGGAGTGACGGAAAGTTGGTCACTAGAATCGGCCGGAACAGTGGAAGTGTTTTGGCGGTGAGTGTACTTTCTATTCGTTCTAAAAACAATAGGTTCTTTATTAAATGATGGTTGACAATTCAACTTAATGTTCAACTTATCATTTTTTCCATATCTGCGGTAATTAAGTATTAACTTATTAGTTTAATCGCACAACCAGGTTATGAAAACGTTAGTTCGATTTGGAGCTCCAGCAAGCATCTTGGTTGATGGAAAACCCCATTTAGGAACAGATAGGCTTATACCACTTATTCGCAACTTTCGGCAATATCTGCAAGAGTTGGGGGTGAGTTTTATGTCTGAATTCTGTTTAATAATGAAGAAACTTCAAAGAGTAGCATCGTTTGATTAATGAATTTAAGTATTTTTCCTATATTTGAAGGTTAACATTAGATTTGGAACAAGGGTGGATGATCTGATTGTGGAGAGTGGTAATATAGTTGGTGTCAATGTATCCGATTCAAGTGGAGGATTACAGTTTAATAGCGAGAAGCTAGGATTTGATGCAGTTGTTCTTGCAGTTGGGCATTCTGCACGTGATGTGTATCAAATGCTTCTTTCTCATAGCATTGAATTGGTTCCCAAAGATTTTGCTGTAAGTTCTGGTTTTGTCAGGTCTCAGAGAAGGCAAgatgggcgggttgggtaatgggtcataATTGCCTTGGgctgaaatagtttattcttatatatatggGTCCAACTGGGCTGGGTGGTTTTGGTTCACtgacacttttttttatttattttctcgTTTATCATAAATAGTTAAAATTGTCGATTAGGATTACAAAATAGTGAAAAACTGTTTAACTTGTTCCCTTCATATTTAAAGTTCAATCCACTTGGCACAAGAACACAACCCATATCAACCCATTGATTAGTAAGCAGGTGGAAATTGTAGTCACTGCGTTTTCTGCataaatatttgtacttttCTATGAACTTATTGGACTTCCATGATGAACAGGTTGGATTGCGGGTTGAGCATCCACAGGAATTGATAAACAGTATTCAGGTCTCCTAAGATCAAACTTGCCGCTCTTTCCATCTAATGAAAATACTCAAATAGCAACATGTGACTCAAGTCACTTAACATTTCTTAAAGATAATGCTCAAATAGCGTGTATTTGACTGTTTGTCAAGTATTTTAAAGGCCCTTTAATAAAGACAATAAGAAAGTCTTGTTGACCCTACCTAAATGATAAAGGGAAAAACTGGTTTTAACGTGTTAACTTTTTAAAAGAGGAGTTTGATGCAATTTACATGGGTAATGGAAGAATTTGTTTTTACTTGAGTGGATTATTGGTGGTTTTGGCGTTTTgctaaagttatagtaatatTTAAACATGTAGTATTCTAAGTTGGCCAGTGAAGTTCATAACGGGCGCGGGAAGATACCAGTTGCCGATTACAAGGTTGTTGAGTACGTCAAAGGAGAGGGAAACGATGAATCAGTTACCACTAATCGGAGTTGTTACTCTTTCTGCATGTGCCCTGGTGGGCAGGTAATTTATCATTTGATCTTTTGTAGAAATCCATGTTCTGAATGATGCGTCTTTGATTCCATTATCTATGTTCTTTTCTTCTATTATACATCTGTAGGCCTGATCTTCATTTCTTTATTTCATCAAAATGAGTCCGTGCATATAAAATCGGTGGGACCTGTAAGTTGGAAGGGTTAGATAATCAATACAAAACCAGCACCAATCAATTTATTCTTGATAAATCCTTTTTTTAGAAGAGTTTATAATAAATTTCAAGACAATTTCGTTAAAAAGTTGATACAAAAGAACATGTATAACCATTTATCATAGATGGCTCgaaagtttaaaagttttctttttgtAGGTTGTTGTAACGAGCATAGATCCTTCAGAACTTTGTATAAATGGCATGTCATTTTCTCGAAGAGCATCCAAGTGGGCTAATGCTGCACTTGCTGTCACTGTTTCACCAAAGGATTTCAGTGCTCTTGGTTTTCATGGACCTCTTGCAGGTGTTGAGTTTCAGGTACTTCTTAGTCTTGAACATTCTTTATCACATATATTCTCTTTTTCATCTCCAAGTTTTTTGAACTTCTTGGTTTCAAATGGTTATACTTTTTCAAGAGGGAATTCGAACAAAGAGCAGCTTGTATGGGAGGTGGAAATTTTATCGTACCTGTGCAAACCGTTAAAGATTTCATGGATAATAAATTGTCTGGTAAATTCTTGATCCATTTCACGTGTGTAATTACTGGAGATGGTAATTTTCTCCATGTCACTTATGAATCGGCcaatttgggttttgttttatCTCTAAGTTGTCCAATGGGTAAAAGGAAAACAATTTGATTCGGTAGAGAATGTGTCAATACTTAACCCAAATTGTATTTTCAATACTTAACGATTTGCCACTAATGAAAGAATATAATTGGAGGTTCACCCACGACGACTCCGGGCTACCCGAAAAAAGGTGATTGCCCAGGGATCAGTCAGGTTACAAAGCCATTTTCTTTCTGAAGTTAAGTTTGTAATCATATACAAATAAGAAGTAATTTTTTTCTATAACTAGTGCATATACACAAAATGTTTCATGATTACCCAAACTGTCCTGCCCGACTAATTTGGCACCAGTATTAACTATCAATCAATGGTTGTGCTCACGACCCTTTTTGTGTCAGCGACCACTATACCATCATCAAGTTATCGATTAGGAGTGAAAGCAGCAAATCTCCATGAGTTGTTTCCTACTCATATAACAGAGGCATTGCAGCATTCAATCTCAACGTTTGACAAAGAGGTTCTTGTGTTGACGTTGCttatcttttttattgtttgttggcAAACAATCTATAATTTCAAATGTAAATggcaattattttttttcctttctctcAAATTTCTGTGCTTGTATTCAGTTACCAGGATTCATCTCCCATGATGCCCTTCTGCATGGAGTCGAGGTAGGATCCGTTCATCTACCATTTTCTTATAATTTAACTTGACCCACCATTGCATTTTCATTGCATATAACACCATATGCATGTGACCCTCAAACCAAAGATATTAACCACTTACGTTTGAAATGGTATTTTTAGCTACCATCACCAAAACAGGGATTTTGTCACCTAATTGAATTATATCATGATATTCCAGACTAGGACTAGTTCTCCGATCCAGATTCCTAGAAATCATGACACTTTCGAGAGCATGTCGTTGGAAGGATTATATCCAGTGGGAGAAGGTGCAGGGTATGCAGGCGGGATCGTAAGTGCAGCTGTCGATGGTATGTTTGCTGGTTTTGCTTTGGCAAAAAAACTAGATCTTTATGACGGTGACATTGAATCAATTTTTGGAAGGACCCAAAGTTCCGGATCTATGAAATActaaacacacaaaaacaataTACTAGATTACTAGTGTAGTCCTCAAGTTTTGATCCTAAAAGAACAGATAATTTTTAGAGTACGAGGTAGTTGTAGGCTTGTAGCCCTCTACTACAGATGCATGCCATCTTTTTGACGGGCTCGGTTGCATCTCTTAATGACTCGAACCCATAAGTTTTTGACGACCCTTTCCTTTTAGTTCTTGACAATAAAAGTTGTCAACAAGAATATCGGTGATGATCGTCATAGGTGGATGGCAGAGCGACAACAGACCAGTGTTGTACCATAGATATGCATAGCAATATAGCATATAACTAGATTTTCgacccgtgtctaacactggacacgggatttacgatattaacaattttagatcttcatacatttaagtcataaaagcttacaatttttttaaaaaacacggttttaagtgttatattttgcaagttgtagtacaataatcataggttcctcattgtcattattagcctagacatattgatggaattgtttgccgtagtcattccacaaggcacatgctatatataataatttctccattataatatattttgaaatagatgtactcataatgtgatattattaggaaaaataattaagaattaaaatataaacatatttgtgatcccgaacttgacattcaaatatatgtatttaatcatgatgcgcgttcataagaagcatatgtttattttcaatcacttgttctatgataatatgataacaattaggattgtttttatattctttgataacaattaagacttttctaatatttgttaataagtcattaggtttttaaataattttttgtagaaaatatttcataggttaaattttttttatttaattaaatgattgtaaattttaaaaaactctctcaagttgatggctaaaaataaatataaattaagtattcaaggctaaaaagtgtaaattattgatggaaaataaaaaaatgtaaattaatgagactttttctacaaattaatataagtattaatataataaatgataaaaagtgtaaattaatataagtattaatataataatatatttggataatgattattagga
The sequence above is drawn from the Erigeron canadensis isolate Cc75 chromosome 4, C_canadensis_v1, whole genome shotgun sequence genome and encodes:
- the LOC122595796 gene encoding uncharacterized protein Cbei_0202 isoform X2 codes for the protein MLESPSLQSQRAPKFVYTVEMDVDKLLNLEPRTYDFISRLEPKIGVIEHMSYERVVGDLVDVVNGSKKIDKDKVLGETGHSGSLSSSKTPVTKKPKIAVVGSGPAGLFASLVLAEFGVDVTLIERGQPVEKRGRDIGALVVRKILQQDSNFCFGEGGAGTWSDGKLVTRIGRNSGSVLAVMKTLVRFGAPASILVDGKPHLGTDRLIPLIRNFRQYLQELGVNIRFGTRVDDLIVESGNIVGVNVSDSSGGLQFNSEKLGFDAVVLAVGHSARDVYQMLLSHSIELVPKDFAVGLRVEHPQELINSIQYSKLASEVHNGRGKIPVADYKVVEYVKGEGNDESVTTNRSCYSFCMCPGGQVVVTSIDPSELCINGMSFSRRASKWANAALAVTVSPKDFSALGFHGPLAGVEFQREFEQRAACMGGGNFIVPVQTVKDFMDNKLSATTIPSSSYRLGVKAANLHELFPTHITEALQHSISTFDKELPGFISHDALLHGVETRTSSPIQIPRNHDTFESMSLEGLYPVGEGAGYAGGIVSAAVDGMFAGFALAKKLDLYDGDIESIFGRTQSSGSMKY
- the LOC122595796 gene encoding uncharacterized protein Cbei_0202 isoform X1; this encodes MFTTSTNLTFTPTFAFTKTTHFPFPPATHFHKPIIKCAKKVAKRTGKSRYPSEKRKLKSIQQQTQTQFDKFNGFWRFYKLSVDIDNDPGKDFLDVSEGLLQQVAKVLEFPVASMLPPEAFTVLRKSFDARKSQRAPKFVYTVEMDVDKLLNLEPRTYDFISRLEPKIGVIEHMSYERVVGDLVDVVNGSKKIDKDKVLGETGHSGSLSSSKTPVTKKPKIAVVGSGPAGLFASLVLAEFGVDVTLIERGQPVEKRGRDIGALVVRKILQQDSNFCFGEGGAGTWSDGKLVTRIGRNSGSVLAVMKTLVRFGAPASILVDGKPHLGTDRLIPLIRNFRQYLQELGVNIRFGTRVDDLIVESGNIVGVNVSDSSGGLQFNSEKLGFDAVVLAVGHSARDVYQMLLSHSIELVPKDFAVGLRVEHPQELINSIQYSKLASEVHNGRGKIPVADYKVVEYVKGEGNDESVTTNRSCYSFCMCPGGQVVVTSIDPSELCINGMSFSRRASKWANAALAVTVSPKDFSALGFHGPLAGVEFQREFEQRAACMGGGNFIVPVQTVKDFMDNKLSATTIPSSSYRLGVKAANLHELFPTHITEALQHSISTFDKELPGFISHDALLHGVETRTSSPIQIPRNHDTFESMSLEGLYPVGEGAGYAGGIVSAAVDGMFAGFALAKKLDLYDGDIESIFGRTQSSGSMKY